Proteins from a genomic interval of Synechococcus sp. A15-28:
- a CDS encoding cytochrome c: MIEPTSTAAEQQESSRGLITALVVLAASACAVLLIWMINGAQQDPYVRASLELPGDPEHGGQLFRINCAGCHGLAGQGLLAPKLAGISERMRDPALIHQIVSGDTPPMPSFQMEPASMADLLSHLHNLS, encoded by the coding sequence GTGATCGAGCCGACATCAACTGCAGCGGAACAACAAGAATCCAGCAGGGGATTGATCACGGCACTGGTGGTGCTCGCGGCGTCGGCTTGCGCCGTCCTTTTGATCTGGATGATCAACGGCGCACAACAGGACCCCTACGTCCGAGCCAGCCTTGAACTTCCAGGGGATCCCGAGCATGGGGGACAGTTGTTCCGGATCAACTGTGCTGGTTGCCATGGGCTGGCAGGGCAAGGACTGCTGGCACCCAAACTGGCAGGCATCAGCGAGCGGATGCGCGATCCAGCCTTGATTCATCAGATCGTGAGCGGTGACACCCCGCCAATGCCGAGTTTCCAAATGGAGCCGGCATCGATGGCTGATCTGCTCAGTCATCTGCACAACCTGAGTTGA
- a CDS encoding CAAD domain-containing protein: protein MGPIDESPANVDNASSVPVPTPSATPEPAPVAPEPTPDPAIAETVTIPADADASGGEWDLLKEKVQGLVDTDQLQNQWTQLKGPLRLLGGLIVLIIVLQIYGGILRTIDAVPLASGLFELAGLIWVANFSVRNLVRSSDRRKVLDGLVGRWQRVVGR, encoded by the coding sequence ATGGGACCCATCGACGAATCTCCTGCCAACGTCGACAACGCCAGTTCCGTCCCCGTCCCGACGCCCTCCGCCACACCGGAACCAGCGCCGGTGGCTCCAGAGCCCACCCCCGACCCTGCCATCGCAGAAACGGTCACGATCCCAGCTGACGCGGACGCTTCCGGAGGGGAATGGGATCTGTTGAAAGAGAAGGTTCAAGGGTTGGTCGACACCGATCAGCTCCAGAACCAGTGGACCCAGCTGAAAGGCCCGCTTCGACTGTTGGGAGGCTTGATCGTCCTGATCATTGTTCTCCAGATCTATGGAGGCATTCTTCGCACAATCGATGCTGTGCCGCTGGCATCAGGGTTGTTTGAACTGGCCGGCTTGATCTGGGTGGCCAATTTTTCGGTTCGCAATCTGGTGCGCAGCAGCGACCGCAGAAAGGTTCTGGATGGGCTGGTGGGCCGCTGGCAACGGGTTGTCGGTCGCTGA
- the petG gene encoding cytochrome b6-f complex subunit V: MIEPLLCGIVLGLIPVTLLGLFVAAWNQYRRGGSALGG; the protein is encoded by the coding sequence ATGATCGAACCCCTGCTTTGCGGCATTGTTCTGGGACTGATTCCCGTCACGCTTCTTGGATTGTTCGTGGCTGCCTGGAATCAATACCGTCGCGGTGGCAGCGCTCTCGGCGGCTGA
- the trxA gene encoding thioredoxin: protein MSSAAAVTDASFEQDVLQSDVPVLVDFWAPWCGPCRMVAPIVEEIAKEFDGQIKVFKLNTDENPNVASQYGIRSIPTLMVFKGGQKVDTVVGAVPKATLSGTISKYL, encoded by the coding sequence ATGTCCAGCGCCGCTGCGGTCACCGACGCCTCTTTCGAGCAGGACGTCCTGCAGAGCGACGTCCCGGTTCTGGTCGACTTCTGGGCCCCTTGGTGTGGTCCATGCCGCATGGTGGCTCCCATCGTTGAAGAAATCGCCAAAGAGTTTGATGGCCAAATCAAGGTTTTCAAGCTGAATACAGATGAGAACCCCAACGTTGCAAGCCAGTACGGCATTCGCAGCATTCCAACGTTGATGGTGTTCAAAGGGGGGCAGAAAGTCGACACCGTTGTGGGTGCCGTTCCCAAGGCAACGCTTTCCGGCACGATTTCCAAGTACCTCTGA
- the crtL gene encoding lycopene beta cyclase, translating to MAEPVDVLVLGGGPAALCIASELNQRGVAVAGIAPGPVDDPWPNTYGIWADELKAVGLEQLLEHRWSETVSYFGTGGTTAQDQSHAHGIDYGLFDRAALQRHWLERADGVVWHQDTAERVELKGSTTSVSCASGSTLQARLVIDASGSRTPHIRRPDQGPVAGQAAYGVVGRFSKPPIEEGRFVLMDYRCDHLSAAQRQEPPTFLYAMDLGDEVFFVEETSLALAPGVRYDVLKQRLQQRLDRRGVEITEVIHEEFCLFPMNLPLPDRNQPVLAFGGAASMVHPASGYMVGSLLRRGPDLAQATSVALANPSLGSAALAQRGWQALWPVELVLRHQLYQFGLGRLMGFNEALLRTHFATFFSLPREEWFGFLTNTLPLPRLMGVMLRLFALSPWELRRGLVLGAGTAQRPTFDQSSG from the coding sequence TTGGCTGAGCCGGTGGATGTGCTGGTGCTGGGGGGCGGTCCTGCTGCCCTCTGCATCGCTTCGGAACTGAACCAACGGGGTGTGGCTGTTGCGGGTATCGCCCCCGGTCCGGTCGACGATCCCTGGCCGAACACCTACGGCATCTGGGCCGATGAACTCAAAGCGGTAGGGCTTGAGCAGCTGCTGGAGCACCGCTGGAGCGAAACCGTCAGTTATTTCGGCACAGGCGGCACAACGGCTCAGGATCAGAGCCATGCCCACGGGATCGACTACGGCCTGTTCGATCGGGCGGCATTGCAGCGCCATTGGCTGGAGCGGGCCGACGGCGTGGTCTGGCATCAAGACACCGCTGAACGGGTGGAGTTGAAGGGTTCAACCACAAGCGTCAGCTGCGCATCGGGAAGCACGTTGCAGGCGCGCTTGGTGATTGATGCCTCCGGTTCGCGCACGCCCCACATCCGTCGCCCCGATCAGGGGCCGGTGGCGGGCCAAGCGGCCTACGGCGTGGTGGGGCGTTTCTCCAAGCCTCCGATCGAGGAGGGTCGGTTTGTGTTGATGGATTACCGCTGCGATCACCTCAGTGCAGCGCAACGCCAGGAACCACCCACGTTCCTGTACGCGATGGATCTGGGCGATGAGGTGTTCTTCGTGGAGGAAACCTCACTCGCCCTGGCTCCGGGTGTTCGCTACGACGTACTCAAGCAACGGCTCCAGCAGCGCCTGGATCGGCGCGGCGTGGAGATCACCGAGGTGATCCATGAGGAGTTCTGCCTCTTCCCGATGAACCTGCCGCTGCCGGATCGCAACCAGCCGGTGCTGGCCTTTGGTGGTGCGGCGAGCATGGTGCATCCGGCCTCGGGTTACATGGTGGGATCGCTGCTGCGGCGGGGGCCTGATCTGGCCCAGGCCACTTCCGTAGCTCTCGCCAATCCAAGCCTTGGTTCAGCAGCGTTGGCACAACGGGGTTGGCAAGCGCTCTGGCCGGTCGAATTGGTGCTGCGCCATCAGCTGTATCAGTTCGGTTTGGGCCGCTTGATGGGCTTTAACGAAGCCTTGCTGCGCACCCACTTCGCCACCTTCTTTTCGCTGCCGCGGGAGGAGTGGTTTGGCTTCCTCACCAACACGCTGCCGTTGCCGCGATTGATGGGGGTGATGCTGCGCTTGTTTGCCTTATCCCCCTGGGAGCTCCGCCGTGGACTGGTGCTGGGAGCTGGTACGGCTCAGCGCCCGACTTTCGACCAGTCCAGCGGCTGA
- a CDS encoding 1,4-alpha-glucan branching protein domain-containing protein: MSKGALALVLHAHLPYVRSVVPGSLEEDWFFQALLECYLPLLEVLEQAAADPESTPKLTLGLSPTLLSLLSDPDLQQRFPGWLDQRLGLLPFADQGVAEARDHLEATIQRHKSAWMACDGDLISRFAALQRAEVVDLLTCGATHGYLPLLRQHPEAVRGQLRTAVREHHRLIGERPLGIWLPECAYYEGLDQWMRDAGLRYAVLDGHGLLHGRPRPRYGVYAPICSRNGVAFFGRDSEATLPVWSAKDGYPGDPDYREFHRDLGWDLPLERLAPLGLTEPRPLGLKLHRVTDHSAPLDQKQPYRPAIAAEKIRHHASHYLQGRRRQLDQLSSSMTVSPLLVAPFDAELFGHWWFEGPSFLAELFRQGPANGVPFTRLRDVLDGSQQLQLCDPCPSSWGQGGYHNYWLNDSNGWIVPEWEKTSAAMVQRCSRGVGSEQAMQWLQQAARELLLAQSSDWSFILRAGTTTGLARERIERHLERFWMLMAAIDGSSELPEGWLEQVQADDRLFPLIQPLDWSKVGR; the protein is encoded by the coding sequence TTGAGCAAAGGTGCCCTCGCCCTCGTTCTTCACGCCCACTTGCCCTACGTGCGCTCCGTGGTGCCGGGCTCGCTGGAGGAAGACTGGTTTTTCCAGGCACTGTTGGAGTGCTATTTGCCTCTGCTGGAGGTTCTTGAGCAAGCGGCAGCCGATCCGGAGAGCACTCCGAAACTGACCCTCGGCCTGTCCCCGACCCTGCTGTCACTGCTCAGTGACCCAGACCTGCAACAGCGTTTTCCCGGCTGGTTGGATCAGCGCCTCGGCCTTCTCCCCTTTGCAGATCAGGGTGTTGCAGAGGCCAGGGACCATCTCGAAGCCACCATTCAGCGTCACAAGTCCGCCTGGATGGCGTGTGATGGAGACCTGATCAGCCGCTTTGCGGCTCTTCAACGGGCCGAGGTGGTGGATCTGCTCACCTGTGGTGCCACCCACGGTTATCTGCCACTGCTTCGCCAGCATCCGGAGGCGGTTCGCGGACAACTGCGCACCGCCGTGCGCGAGCACCACCGGCTGATCGGCGAACGTCCGCTGGGGATCTGGCTCCCGGAGTGCGCCTATTACGAAGGGCTGGACCAGTGGATGCGGGACGCGGGGCTGCGCTACGCCGTCCTCGATGGACACGGACTTCTGCATGGTCGGCCCCGGCCCCGTTACGGGGTGTACGCACCGATCTGCAGCCGCAACGGCGTGGCCTTCTTCGGCCGGGACAGCGAAGCGACCCTGCCGGTCTGGTCCGCCAAGGACGGCTACCCCGGTGATCCGGACTACAGGGAATTCCATCGCGACCTGGGGTGGGATCTCCCGCTGGAACGCCTGGCACCGCTTGGATTAACGGAGCCGCGGCCCCTCGGCCTCAAACTCCATCGCGTCACTGACCACAGCGCTCCGCTGGATCAGAAGCAGCCCTATCGCCCCGCCATTGCCGCCGAGAAAATTCGGCATCACGCCAGCCACTACCTCCAGGGACGACGGCGCCAACTCGATCAGCTCAGCAGCAGCATGACGGTGAGCCCGTTGCTGGTGGCTCCCTTTGATGCGGAACTGTTCGGGCACTGGTGGTTTGAAGGCCCATCGTTTCTGGCTGAGCTGTTTCGCCAGGGGCCGGCCAACGGCGTTCCTTTCACGCGACTGCGGGATGTGCTGGATGGTTCCCAGCAGCTGCAGCTCTGCGACCCTTGCCCTTCGAGCTGGGGCCAAGGCGGATATCACAATTACTGGCTGAACGACAGCAATGGCTGGATCGTTCCCGAGTGGGAAAAAACCAGTGCCGCGATGGTGCAGCGCTGCAGCCGCGGGGTCGGCAGTGAGCAGGCGATGCAGTGGCTGCAGCAGGCCGCGCGGGAGCTGTTGCTGGCCCAGTCATCCGACTGGAGTTTCATCCTTCGGGCGGGAACGACCACCGGACTGGCCCGGGAACGCATCGAACGCCACCTGGAACGGTTCTGGATGCTGATGGCTGCCATTGACGGCAGCAGCGAGCTGCCCGAAGGATGGCTCGAGCAGGTCCAAGCGGATGACCGACTGTTCCCGCTGATTCAGCCGCTGGACTGGTCGAAAGTCGGGCGCTGA
- the hisH gene encoding imidazole glycerol phosphate synthase subunit HisH — protein MGLNLGLIDYGMGNLHSVEKAFNRLGHETARISSPEGLNRCDALVLPGVGSFDPAMENLQSTGLVPDLQRWSRDDRPLLGICLGLQLLFESSREGNREGLGLIQGHVERLPADQGARIPHMGWAPLELKRANPMLGPSDPESWVYFVHSYAAVPQHSETLAAAAPFGRSSVTAMVWQRRLGACQFHPEKSADSGSAMLERWLSWLHQGAPISA, from the coding sequence TTGGGACTCAACCTTGGTCTGATCGATTACGGCATGGGCAACCTCCACTCCGTGGAGAAAGCCTTCAATCGCCTTGGTCATGAAACCGCACGGATCTCGAGCCCTGAGGGTCTCAACAGATGCGATGCCCTCGTCCTGCCTGGCGTCGGATCGTTTGACCCAGCCATGGAGAATCTCCAGTCGACGGGGTTGGTTCCTGATCTTCAACGCTGGAGCCGGGACGACCGTCCACTGCTCGGCATATGCCTTGGTCTTCAGTTGCTGTTCGAATCCAGTCGTGAGGGCAATCGTGAGGGCCTTGGTCTCATCCAGGGCCACGTGGAACGTTTGCCCGCTGACCAGGGTGCCCGGATACCCCATATGGGTTGGGCCCCATTGGAGCTCAAGCGAGCCAATCCCATGCTGGGCCCCTCAGACCCCGAGTCCTGGGTGTATTTCGTGCACAGCTATGCAGCGGTGCCACAACATTCCGAAACGCTGGCTGCCGCGGCACCCTTCGGAAGGTCGTCCGTCACCGCGATGGTGTGGCAACGCCGATTGGGCGCTTGTCAGTTCCATCCGGAAAAATCCGCGGACAGCGGTAGCGCCATGCTCGAGCGATGGTTGTCTTGGCTTCACCAGGGCGCCCCGATCAGCGCATGA
- the gyrA gene encoding DNA gyrase subunit A, producing MADSVGPGGGGPGDSDDRIIQADLRNEMSRSYLEYAMSVIVGRALPDARDGLKPVHRRILYAMYELGLTSDRPYRKCARVVGEVLGKYHPHGDTAVYDALVRMAQDFSMSMPLIDGHGNFGSVDNDPPAAMRYTESRLQALTTDSLLEDIEAETVDFADNFDGSQQEPTVLPARIPQLLLNGSAGIAVGMATNIPPHNLNELISGLLALIENPDITDQELIRLIPGPDFPTGGQVLGRDGIRETYLGGRGSITMRGVAAIETIEAPGRPDRDAVIITELPYQTNKAALIERIAELVNDKKLEGISDIRDESDRDGMRIVVELRRDAYPQVVLNNLFKLTSLQSNFSAYMLALVNGEPILLTLRKMLEVFLDFRVETIERRTRYLLRKAEERDHILLGLLLALDQLDPIIALIRAAPDTATARQQLQDRHGLSDIQADAILQMQLRRLTALEADKIRLEHEDLVTKIADYKDILGRRERVFGIIQDELNQLSERYTTPRRTEILDLGGGLEDIDLIANERSVVLVTETGYLKRMPVSEFEATSRGTRGKAGTRSQGEEAVKLFISCNDHDTLLLFSDRGVSYALPAYRVPQCSRTAKGTPVVQLLPIPREEAITSLLAVSEFNDDMDLLMLTSGGFIKRTRLSAFSNIRSNGLIAINLEEGDALSWVRLAVPGDSVLIGSNAGMTIHFRLSDEELRPLGRTARGVRAMNLRNGDALVSMDVLPVELADRIAQSAEDEEEEDDDASSGDGPWVLVASASGLGKRVPVTQFRLQKRAGMGLRAMKFRTQDDALVGLRVLGAGEEVLLVSEKGVIVRTSADAIPQQSRAATGVRLQRLDKGDRLSEVVLVPPEADDESADDSSSDNTEADAQDS from the coding sequence ATGGCGGATTCTGTGGGACCAGGAGGCGGCGGTCCCGGCGATTCCGACGATCGAATCATTCAGGCGGATCTTCGCAACGAGATGTCGCGCTCCTACCTGGAGTATGCGATGAGCGTGATCGTGGGACGGGCCCTGCCCGATGCCCGCGACGGTCTCAAGCCGGTGCATCGCCGCATCCTTTACGCCATGTACGAGTTGGGGCTGACAAGCGATCGCCCCTACAGGAAATGTGCCCGTGTTGTGGGCGAAGTGCTTGGCAAATATCACCCCCATGGTGATACCGCCGTGTACGACGCCCTGGTGCGCATGGCCCAGGACTTCTCCATGTCGATGCCCTTGATCGACGGGCACGGCAACTTCGGGTCGGTGGACAACGATCCGCCGGCGGCCATGCGTTACACGGAGTCCCGGTTGCAGGCGCTGACCACCGACAGCCTGCTGGAGGACATCGAGGCGGAGACCGTTGACTTCGCCGACAACTTCGACGGGTCTCAGCAGGAACCAACGGTGCTTCCGGCTCGGATTCCTCAGCTGCTGCTGAATGGTTCAGCCGGCATCGCCGTCGGGATGGCGACGAACATCCCGCCCCACAACCTCAACGAGCTGATCAGTGGCCTGCTGGCGCTGATCGAGAACCCCGACATCACGGATCAGGAGTTGATCCGGCTGATCCCTGGCCCCGACTTCCCCACTGGAGGACAGGTCCTGGGCCGTGACGGGATCCGCGAAACCTATCTGGGGGGGCGTGGCTCCATCACCATGCGTGGGGTGGCGGCGATTGAAACGATCGAAGCCCCCGGTCGCCCGGACCGCGATGCGGTGATCATCACGGAGTTGCCCTATCAGACCAACAAAGCAGCGCTGATTGAGCGGATCGCAGAGCTGGTCAACGACAAGAAGCTGGAGGGCATCTCGGACATCCGCGATGAGAGCGATCGCGATGGCATGCGGATCGTGGTGGAGCTGCGCCGTGATGCCTACCCGCAGGTGGTGCTGAACAATCTGTTCAAGCTCACGTCGCTGCAGAGCAACTTCAGTGCCTACATGTTGGCGCTGGTCAACGGTGAGCCGATCCTGCTCACCCTGCGCAAGATGCTCGAGGTGTTTCTCGACTTCCGTGTCGAGACGATTGAGCGCCGCACCCGCTACCTGCTGCGCAAGGCCGAAGAACGCGATCACATCCTCCTCGGCCTGCTTCTAGCGCTGGATCAGTTGGATCCGATCATTGCCCTGATCAGAGCAGCCCCCGATACGGCGACGGCCCGCCAGCAGCTGCAGGATCGTCATGGCCTCAGCGACATCCAGGCTGACGCCATCCTGCAGATGCAGCTACGGCGTCTCACAGCGCTGGAGGCCGACAAGATCCGGCTTGAGCACGAGGATCTGGTCACCAAAATTGCGGATTACAAGGACATCCTCGGCCGGCGTGAACGGGTGTTCGGGATCATTCAGGACGAACTCAACCAACTCAGCGAGCGCTACACAACACCGCGTCGTACAGAGATTCTCGATCTCGGGGGTGGGCTTGAAGACATCGATCTGATCGCCAACGAGCGTTCCGTGGTTCTGGTCACCGAAACCGGCTACCTGAAACGGATGCCCGTGAGTGAGTTTGAGGCCACCAGCCGAGGCACCCGTGGCAAAGCCGGCACCCGCAGCCAGGGGGAGGAAGCCGTGAAGCTGTTCATCAGCTGCAACGACCACGACACCCTGCTGCTGTTCAGTGACCGTGGTGTGTCCTATGCCCTGCCGGCTTACCGGGTGCCGCAGTGCAGCCGGACGGCCAAGGGCACGCCGGTGGTGCAGTTGCTGCCCATTCCGAGAGAGGAGGCGATCACATCGCTGCTTGCCGTGTCGGAGTTCAACGACGACATGGACCTGTTGATGCTGACCAGCGGCGGGTTCATCAAGCGCACCCGTCTTTCTGCCTTCAGCAACATCCGCTCCAATGGCCTGATCGCCATCAACCTGGAAGAGGGCGATGCGTTGAGCTGGGTTCGTCTGGCGGTGCCAGGCGACAGCGTGCTGATCGGATCCAATGCGGGGATGACCATTCACTTCCGCCTCAGTGATGAGGAACTGCGTCCCCTGGGCCGCACGGCTCGCGGCGTACGCGCAATGAATCTGCGCAATGGAGATGCCCTGGTGAGCATGGATGTGCTCCCGGTGGAGCTGGCGGATCGGATCGCCCAGAGCGCAGAGGATGAGGAGGAGGAGGACGACGATGCCTCATCCGGCGATGGCCCATGGGTGCTGGTGGCCTCGGCGTCCGGTCTGGGCAAACGCGTGCCGGTGACCCAGTTCCGTCTGCAGAAGCGTGCCGGCATGGGCCTGCGGGCGATGAAGTTCCGCACGCAGGACGATGCACTTGTCGGTCTGCGGGTGCTCGGTGCTGGTGAGGAGGTGCTGTTGGTCAGCGAGAAAGGGGTGATCGTGCGCACCAGTGCTGATGCCATACCCCAGCAGTCGAGGGCTGCAACGGGGGTGCGTCTGCAGCGACTGGATAAAGGCGATCGTCTGTCGGAAGTGGTTCTGGTACCGCCGGAGGCGGACGATGAATCTGCTGATGACAGCTCCTCTGACAACACAGAAGCTGACGCGCAGGACAGCTGA
- a CDS encoding TrmJ/YjtD family RNA methyltransferase produces the protein MTVAIVLVEPAGPLNIGSVARLCANFGVHSLRLVNPRCEVLCDDALRMAVHAAPLLRQATIHPDLQSAIGDCRRVIATCGRLDHGGIPLQNPDTAIDWMLSGDPPYALIFGREDRGLTNDELRLCQRVLTLHSQEAYPSLNLSHAVAVVLHDLARHQWQARPSRSKDPAPAPAPQLTGLLDDAAELLLEAGFLLPHTRAARMGKVRDLLQRATCRAEEVALFRGMVRQLRWAIRADRP, from the coding sequence TTGACCGTCGCCATAGTCCTGGTCGAGCCTGCCGGGCCACTGAACATCGGCAGTGTGGCAAGGCTCTGCGCCAATTTCGGTGTTCACTCACTGCGGTTGGTCAATCCCCGCTGCGAGGTTCTCTGTGATGACGCTCTCCGGATGGCCGTCCATGCGGCCCCTCTTCTGCGACAGGCCACCATTCACCCTGATTTGCAGTCCGCCATCGGGGATTGCAGGCGTGTGATCGCCACCTGCGGCCGGTTGGACCATGGAGGCATACCGCTGCAGAACCCAGACACCGCCATCGACTGGATGCTGTCGGGAGATCCCCCTTACGCCCTGATTTTTGGGCGGGAAGACCGCGGCCTCACCAACGATGAACTCAGACTCTGCCAGCGGGTTCTGACGCTGCACAGCCAGGAGGCCTATCCCTCGCTCAATCTCTCCCACGCCGTCGCCGTGGTCCTTCACGACCTGGCCCGGCATCAATGGCAAGCTCGCCCCTCCCGCAGCAAAGATCCTGCACCTGCACCGGCACCTCAGCTGACCGGGCTGTTGGACGATGCCGCAGAGCTGCTCCTGGAGGCTGGCTTCCTACTGCCCCACACCCGTGCAGCGCGCATGGGCAAGGTCCGGGATCTCTTGCAACGCGCGACCTGCAGAGCGGAGGAGGTCGCTTTGTTCCGAGGCATGGTGCGGCAACTTCGCTGGGCCATCCGCGCCGACCGCCCCTAG
- a CDS encoding GuaB3 family IMP dehydrogenase-related protein, with protein MDIQLGRSKTVRRAYGIDEIALVPGGRTVDPEVTDTRWSLGGIEREIPIIASAMDGVVDVDMAIRLSNLGALGVLNLEGVQTRYADPNAVLDRIAAVGKDRFVPLMQEIYSQPVQEELIRQRIQEIKRGGGIAAVSGTPVAALRFGSAIAEAGADLFFVQATVVSTAHIGPEGQATLDLEGLCRDMGVPVIIGNCVTYDVALQLMRAGAAGVMVGIGPGAACTSRGVLGVGVPQATAVADCAAARSDYEKETGRYVPIVADGGIVTGGDICKCIACGADAVMVGSPIARSEEAPGRGFHWGMATPSPVLPRGTRINVGSTGSLERILRGPAKLDDGTHNLLGCLKTSMGTLGARTIRDMQNVEVVVAPSLLTEGKAYQKAQHLGMGK; from the coding sequence GTGGACATTCAGCTCGGACGCTCCAAGACCGTTCGCCGGGCCTATGGAATTGATGAAATTGCCCTCGTGCCCGGAGGTCGCACCGTCGACCCGGAGGTGACGGACACCCGCTGGAGCCTCGGTGGTATCGAACGGGAGATTCCGATCATCGCCAGTGCCATGGATGGTGTTGTCGATGTGGACATGGCGATCCGGCTCTCCAACCTCGGGGCCCTTGGGGTCCTCAACCTGGAAGGCGTCCAGACCCGCTACGCCGATCCAAACGCTGTTCTCGATCGCATCGCTGCTGTCGGCAAGGACAGGTTTGTCCCCTTGATGCAGGAGATCTACAGCCAGCCCGTGCAAGAGGAGCTGATCCGTCAGCGGATTCAGGAGATCAAGCGCGGCGGTGGCATTGCTGCCGTAAGTGGAACACCTGTTGCAGCCCTCCGGTTTGGATCGGCCATTGCCGAAGCGGGTGCTGATCTGTTTTTCGTGCAAGCGACGGTGGTGTCCACCGCCCACATCGGCCCTGAGGGACAGGCCACCCTGGATCTGGAGGGACTCTGCCGTGACATGGGGGTTCCTGTGATCATCGGCAACTGCGTGACCTACGACGTTGCCCTGCAGCTGATGCGTGCCGGAGCTGCAGGCGTGATGGTGGGGATTGGACCAGGAGCCGCCTGCACATCCCGCGGCGTCCTTGGCGTCGGCGTCCCCCAGGCCACAGCAGTGGCGGACTGCGCTGCCGCCCGCTCTGACTATGAGAAGGAAACAGGCCGGTATGTGCCGATCGTTGCCGATGGTGGGATCGTGACGGGAGGCGACATCTGCAAATGCATCGCCTGCGGAGCGGACGCTGTGATGGTCGGCTCGCCGATCGCCCGCTCAGAGGAGGCGCCCGGCCGAGGGTTCCACTGGGGTATGGCCACTCCAAGCCCGGTTCTGCCCAGGGGCACACGCATCAACGTCGGCAGCACGGGCTCGCTGGAACGCATCCTTCGAGGACCGGCCAAGCTCGACGACGGCACCCATAACCTGTTGGGCTGCCTCAAGACCTCCATGGGGACCCTCGGAGCCCGCACGATCCGAGACATGCAGAACGTGGAGGTTGTGGTGGCCCCATCATTGTTGACGGAGGGCAAGGCGTACCAAAAAGCCCAGCACCTCGGGATGGGCAAATAA